A single genomic interval of Mangifera indica cultivar Alphonso chromosome 5, CATAS_Mindica_2.1, whole genome shotgun sequence harbors:
- the LOC123216399 gene encoding putative cytochrome c oxidase subunit 6b-like translates to MKHLTTIQEFPQRKRRKGFLKEISRIQVSVLSAAQVDPHDKMRSRDVNKVASGEQAPAPNHEYGTVSPPPPPCCVKEKGKNALECEKLEKFCRSLCPNEWVSGLLSGGCHI, encoded by the exons ATGAAACACTTAACTACCATACAGGAATTTCCCCAACGGAAGAGAAGAAAAG GTTTTTTGAAAGAGATCAGCAGAATCCAAGTATCAGTGTTGTCGGCTGCACAAGTAGATCCACACGACAAGATGAGATCAAGAGACGTGAACAAGGTGGCCAGTGGCGAACAAGCTCCTGCACCTAATCATGAATACGGAACCGTCTCTCCACCTCCTCCTCCATG TTGTGTAAAGGAGAAAGGCAAAAATGCACTTGAATGTGAGAAGCTTGAAAAGTTTTGTCGATCATTGTGTCCCAACGAATGGGTGAGTGGTCTGCTTAGTGGAGGTTGTCATATATAA